ATTTGGGTCCTCCTGAGGACTTCCTCCAAATTGACAGTTTTATTGAACAAGAGTGATAAATTGAGGTTTaagttcaaaattgttggcattGATATTTGGAGTCAAAATACTACTCCCACAATTTTCCGGATCAAGAGTAGTATACGATCCTAATGTCTTCCTAGCATGTGGAGCACCATTggatttattgttgttgtgagGTTCTGCCATAATTGTGTCTGAGGCTCCCTCACTTTCTTCTAGCACTTTTTTGTTTCTGGCCTATTTTCTTATCCTCCAGAGAGTTCTTTTAATTTCAGAATCAAAAAGAGGAGAGGTTTCTCTTCTTGATTTTCTCGCATGTAcacaaagaaaataataaaagaaaagaaaatttaaaagaaattctAAGTTAGGCAATAATACAAACAGTTAAAGGACTAAAGAAACGAAAAAGTAAAAGCAAATAAATGactaaaacaagaaagaaaatgtgCCTAATCTAGATAATCAATCAACCGGTAGTTTATTAATTATCGTTAATCcccaacaatggcgccaaaaacttgatatgAGATTTTACAATTTTTCATAACTACCGGAAAGTGCATCGAGTTGTACTAAGTAATAAACTAATGGTGAGTGAGTGTCGATCCAACGAGAATTAAGAAATTAATcaaacaatgattgattgagtaTTCTAGTCAAGCAATTCACAGTATGATGATGAACAATTGATAATAGAAACgtgaaatgtaaatgacttaaGCAATaagtaatgaaagtaaaaaatcttgaaaataaaGAGTATAAATGTAAATTGTTGGAAATTTAAATTGCTAGAATGTAAATAttggaaaagtaaattgcaagaatgtaaAGAAAACAATGTAAATGAGCATTAATTGaaagcaattaataaaaaaagcgaataaaagaataagagaagatcatTGGGGTGGAAATATATTGAATTCTCTGGATTAAATAGTTTTTCATCTCCACTTCAATCATGCAATCATTGATCTCTTGACAAATCATAAGTGATTAAATTATAATGTGTTGATAATTCAGTCTTTCTTAACTTGATCAATTGCCAATgtcttgatctaattgctcatgagaagagatgaagattgaTCTCTAATTTAAAACTACACAATTTCATGAATCAAGTTATGGGTTGATTACATGTCACATATCAATTCCAAACCCAAATTCACAAGAGTTGAGATAAAGATCTTCAAGTTCAATTCTATGATCTCTCTTTCAAGTTTTTAGAGAATTTAAGTGAGATTCAAACTATCTCTTAATAGATTTGAATCCTTagaatgaagaacgaagattCATGAGATCCCCCAAAGTGTGCACTTCTTCCTCAATTTATAACCTAtctaaattacaaattcaaatgaaattcaaattacattaaatttaagattaaatTGAATTTGGCTTTTTGGGCTGAATCATTTGAAAGCTTGGAGAGTGGAGTAATGAATGAGAAAATTGAAGTTGAGGTTTAACGACATTTGCTTTTCAAAGACTACCCAAATTGGCCTCTATTTACTTGCTGTGGCACGCCAAGTAAGGGACGTGGAACACCTACAACATTGCTCCAATTTCATGGCCCAAATTATACTTCTGTTTTGCTTCAGCGTGGAACGTCACAAAACTGGTGTGAGACATGAAACGGGAGTCATGTGTATACATGACATTGCTGAAATCACcatttgtgcgtacgcacgaatGCCATTGGACGCCAGGATCACCACGTTGGACGGCAAAGCTTTCAGGTTTaacttttgaatttgaaaaattgtATTCTAAGCTTTCAAAGCGTGTCCTTTCTTCCAAAATGTGTCCTTGACttccttttttattcttttgattttgtttcATTTCCTACacttatcaaaatataaaacaacTTCAAAAAGCATTGATCAAAACACTAAAAATCTTAATTAAAGCAAGGATAGTCTCTATCTtgaatttaagaaaagaaatgttaataacataaattaaaagcatGAAATTTCTAATAAAAGCACTAAATCACTACCACTATTTAAAGAAACAataactaaaaactactaaaaatgtGCATGCATCAATAAGGCCAACTGGCTCCATTCTAAAAGAAAGATTAATGGAGTGTAGTGCAGCAACATAAATTGCACTTGAGTGGTAATGTTTCTCATCTTCAATGTGGAGGAATTTAGAAACTTTAcctgtgaaattatatataaaaaaaaaggttcGGAAGAAGTGAATAACAGTACTAGCCATGTTTCTGCAAGCCAACACCGACACTATCAGTGAGGCAAATTGTATCAACACTAAAAGTATAATTTACATAAAATTCAGGATTGTGGAAACATCTAACCAGCTAAATTAATAAACAATCAGAATGTTAAACATCAGCCCTTTCTGCCAATTACCAAAGAAGTGTGTTGACTAATGAGTTGTCAAATGTGATAAATTCATTAAATAGAATATTACTTTTACTCAAAGAGGGGAGACCGAGAGACACAATAAATTTAGAGTAGCATACCAGTCTTGAAAATGATACAGCATCGTGAAGATCCTCCAAGTAGGGGCGGCAAGGGGCCCGGCCCGCTAAAAGCCCGCCTCGCCCCGCCTAATGAGAAGGCCCTCAAATCTCACCCACCCCGCCTAACACCGGATTGACGGGCCAAGCCCgccaaatctttttttttactattaaatattaaataatatatataatttcacaactattttaataaatttataatttctgaagacataaaaaaattataatttctaaattcacaaatattaaagtttttataattataaatatgtaataaacgtaatcataaaccaaattttttgaaacaaaataataaaaccaacattatccaaaataaaataaatattgtccaaaatatataattaaacatctaGAAGTTTAGAACATAATCAATCAAGCgtaaaacataatccaaaatataaaaaactctAAACCCGGTGGGGAAGCCCGACGCGTCCCGCCAAAACACACGGTTTAAGCGGTACGGATTAGGCGGGCTTTTGATGTGTAGCGGTCTCAATTTTCCATCTCGTCCCGCTTTTTTTGATGGGTTATGCGGGCCGGCCCAGCGGGTTTAGGACCGTTTGCCACTCCTACCTCCAAGACTGTAGGCTTCTTGCTCTGAAGACTTGTGCATGCACGATGGCCTTGGACAGCATACAGCAAAACAGGAGTATTTGTATATTTATCTACAATATTCTCTAAAAACTCTTCAGCCACAGCAGAGAATCCTCTAGAGTCGTCAACTACAAATTGAAAGCCCTgccaaaaatttgaagttgtttaagacaaatcaaaccaaaatgaTTGTTCCCCCAAAACCTAATAGATGAAGATTATGGTTAGATCAAAATTCAAACACTGCTTCGAGTCATCATACCAATAATAACCATTAATTGAAAAATCTCAAACCAAAATTTACATAGAGGAACACGAAAAGTGGGATAACCAAAAACTATTGCACTAATATTTTCTACATAGCCATTACTATTTCTGGTAACAATTTCTGTTCCAAGTTCCTGCAATATTGGGTAGAAGAATAGGCCTTGAAATTAGTAGCTTTGTTCattaaatataatcttttcCTAAATACAAGCCATAAGAGGAAATGGGTCCatatatatggaaaagaaatcaaagaaaatgaaaagtaaattgaaTGGTAACATAGTAGATACCAAAAGATATTGCTTCACTAAAAGGGTTAAAGATATAAGAGGAACATCCCCTAAAACCAACAACTACAAGACACAAAAGCAGTGGTAGTATACCTGTATATGATCACACTCTTCAATAAAAAATCGTAGCCTATCACTATTTCTTCCCCTTGCAAAGCCCAAGAAAAGGAATCCTTTCCAATTCCGTAATTGTTGAAGTCCTCAGTATCTATTCAAACTCCATTTAATTCATAGACACTCTGGAGGTGATAATGTACTTTGAGTAATCTGTCCAAAACTCTGCACCAATTTCTAGACTTTCAACTACATCCTTATCCTGATACTCATTTTGAGAACCATTGCTTGAACTACTAATGTCATTAGCCACAATCAAATTTTCCTCTTCCTCATACAGTCTTTGTAGAAACAAATTTTTCTTATGAGATTCAGAGGCCTGGTTGGAAACCTTACCTGTCCTGTGCATTGGTCTATAGACACTCAGCacataaacaaaatttaaactaaagatttatgataaataattaaatataactgATGAAGTAGGTTTCATGTCGAATAAAACAGGCAAGCAGCAAGTGAACAGAGCACCAAAAGGCTCAAGCTAGATATTTGTAGAAAAttgccattttttatttttattcatcctTATAAAATCTGAGTTTTCTCATACAGACATAGATGGAAAGGTCTCACCAGGTAACAACATCTGATGGAGGGAGGTAATCTCCTTATATAATGTACCATGTGAGCTCAAAGATCCGAGTGAACCTGAAAAAGTCAACACAAAGTGTAAAAACATATGCAGTGGGAAATGGGGAAGGAATGACGTTTCATTTTTGCACCAGGAAGAACAATAAAAGCATAAAGAATTAATATTATGCTAAATATTTTTCACTAATAGATATCATCATGACAACATCAAGTACCTCTCATGTTTATTGAAAGTAGGCGAGGAGTGTATGTAAGAATGCCCTGCAGATATTGGAGTAGCATGGTGTGAGTATTAGTTGAAACTCGAATGACTTTTATCCACATATTCATATCATCCCATTGCCATTTTCCTTTCCCACAGCTAAAATATGCCAACTAGACACTAATCTATTAGTTAATCATAACGCAACTGAATTAACTGATACTCATTTGTATTCGTGTCATGAGAATAGGTACATGTAGTGAGGTAATCAGATAGTAGCAGACCAATTAGATGACTGCAAATGCAAGATCTCATTAAATCTTCTACCAACACAATTTTGATCATACaaaattttcttaaaagaaTGCTACAATGCTAGCAAAATGTTTGGGGCAAACAGCTCTaacaagaaaatgaaaggaGTAGACACAGATAAATGAATGGCATCTTNNNNNNNNNNNNNNNNNNNNNNNNNNNNNNNNNNNNNNNNNATTAAAATGCTCACTGAAAATTTTAGACATGCCACGATCTTCATAAAAGTAACAAAAATGTTGTATTGCTCACAACAAGCAAAAGTAGTAATAACAACTCCATTGACTACAAATTGAAAAGGAAGAGACAATAAGTTTGATCGCATAGCGTAATCAAACGAAGTATTTTACTGACTACATGTTGAACCGAAGCTTCCGAATGAATCGTCGTAGCAGAAAGATTCTCACTTAACAAACTTTCACTCTTTTCAATAATAAACAGCAATAAATGCAAAAACACTCGCTTAACTAAAAAAGGcattaaaaatcataaatcaaCATGAaagtatattaaatagaaaatgatATTAGCATAGGGAAGGGATCGAGTAGGAAGTGAAACCTGAAAGTTCCAAAAGTGAGAGCCAACGTAATTGGCAAAATCGCCGACTTGGATATTACAAGTTCTTTCATATTTACTTCCTACGCAGCCAATTATGCAATGGCGGTGGTGGAGGACGGTGCGGCGGGGCAGATTAGAGATGGTAGGGGGTGGGGATGTCAGACCAAGGATGgccttttacttttttttgacCGGGTTTTTTGGGACGGGTTCGGGTCGGATACTGcgaaattttttcttttcttctttactgtcttcGGACATTGTAGGGTGGTGACGTggtgtgcttttttttttatcagtaAATTGGACAATCCTAATTCTTGGACAATCCTAATTCTAGGTAcgcaataaatatattttggtaTGGTAATGGGGCTAAGCCcaagagaacaaaaatattttaggtaCCCAATAAATTAGACAACACGTGGTGTGGCTTTTTTTTTGGACGGGGACCCAGACCAACAGACCAGCCCAAGTCCAAAACAGAGATTCATTCCCCCTCAAACCGACCCGTTATACCCGACCCGACCTGTTATCCCTTCCTGTATCCCACGTGGTGTGGCTTAAGCTTAAGGTTTAGGGTTGTTGGGTTTGAGTAGTGTGGGTTTGCTTTTTCGGGCTGTGATCAGTGATAAGGCcgccaacaacaacaacaacaacaataataataataataaatagagaaaacaaaagcaGCATTGTATTattcttattctctttcttaAATTAACAGTCCCTCTTAATTACTTGCtagagacaaaataaataaataaaattacttgCCAAAACAATCACTaagttttattaaatatattaataaattgagagagaaatagaaaaaatatattttattaaatacaacgcatctttttcttttacaagTATAATCtctgttaatattttattttcaataaatacttAAAATATGATAggtataaattaattaatgagttATTGAAATCTGaatacaataattaattttacctaaattgatatttaaaaaaaaacataagaatttagctaaaatatagattaaaattaccaattgattttttataaaaaaaatttaaatttttaatatatttttattaataataatcttaatataTACGCTTAAAACACGTTAACTACAAAAAATAAGACACTTGTGAAAAAATAAAGTAGAATCAATTGTTTCCTAAATTAGCTAAAGCTTGCAGAAGAAAATGACCATAATTAAACAAGAAATTTGAAAAGTGTGCAGTGACTTTGATTGGTAGAGAAAACAATGGCATTATATATGTTACAAGAATCGATGCTTAGAAGAAAATAACAAGCAACATGGATTATGTCTGTATAAGAGGCAATTCTTGAGTCTTGACAAATGACAAGTGATATATATGCTGCCGCAAAAATTCTGACACTCTTGTGGCCTGGCAATAATATCCACCAAAATGCTGAGCCAATTTTCTCTATCAATATTCCAATGCAGGGATATGGTTGCAACTTACAACTTATAACACCAGTATATAATTTTCTATGTCCCCTCAATACCCTCAATCATAACAAAATGGATTTAACAAAAATTCAACACGGCAGACCAAAacacaattaaaatttaaaaagaaaaaaagcctAAAAGATCTGCAAAATCTCATGCTCCCTTGTATAATAATTCTATATGTTAGACTATTATTCTTTTCTTAGTCAAATCCGGGGGGTCTCAACTTATGTATTATTATGACTATATTATATTTGTCTGCAAAATTTTTAGCGGCTGTGATTATCAGATTCTGGCGGTTGGTGGTGAATAGCAGCTTTCCAATTGCGGCAATCTGAGTGCTCATCATCTGCATCCATGCTTGAGAGTCCCTTAACTGAACCTGCTAAGAGTAGAGGACCCTGTGGTGAACCAGATTGTGATTGTGATGATGAATTTTTGTTCCCTTTTCCACATtgatctttcttcttcatttcccatagatcatcctcatcatcatcatcaatattattattattagcatcATGCTCAGCTGAAGATGAAACTGGGAATTTTCTTACATGAAGTCTGTACTTCTGAATAAAATCAACCACAAATTTATAACATGAACAGAATAATGTGTCAGAAAATAGGATATATGAATAATGGCCAATTATAAAGTACAAATAAGATTAACAGTTTAACACTCACTTGTAAGTGACTTTTGACTTCATCGTTTGTTAGGCTTTCCACCTGCATCAGTTCCCTTATCTGCTTAGGAGTGGCCACTGCAACACAATATAATCATAtaacaaaaacaattaattagGCACATGCTACCCATAATTCTGTTCAAATTTCAAGTTGAATTAAGCAGATAAGATTCACTTTGGAAAACAACATACTCAGTCGTGAAAGTTTTAATCTGTTAAGTTAAATATCCCAAATTTCTAGGTTGCAATTTCAGTACTAGATGGGGGAAGTAAGATTCCCAAATTATAAATCATCAAGACATGTACCATTGTTGATGTTATGGATGTTACACTCCTAAAAAAGAGGACCCTATCTCACATTCTCACCCAATTTTCATTAATAACATACAACTATGCCTTGATGAATAATTTTGAACTACCTTGTGCTCCTCCAAGTTGTTGGAGAGCATTGATGAAACGCCGGTGTAGCTCCGGTGACCAGCATCGCCTTTGTTTCCTAGGATTCTGAGATTGTTGGGCTTGAATCTCAACACGATTCATGAACAGAGAAGAAGAATTACTCTTGGAACTGCTACTTTTCAGTTCAGGTGCTGGAGTAGTAGTCATCAAACTAAAGCCAGGAACTTTCGAAACCTCCTTTGAGTTCCCATTCAACAATGcaactcctcctcctcctccactTCTGTTCTTGTTCTCCCTTCTCTTGATTGGGTTCTCTGGCACAGAACAATCTTCTTCACACCTCTGCCATTACAAGGTACAAAGCGAAAACATAAATTTCATCTTATTTGGACAAGTGGTGAAAGAGGACCCTAAAATTCATCTCAAACATTCTTCTAGATACTAAatggaataaaaattaaattcagtaAATGTCTTAGAATGTTGGAAAACAATTAATCCATCattcatccaatgctccataGCTGAAGTGAAGTCATCcagttgttattattatgatgTGGTTCTTGAGTGGTGAGAGGTTGTGGATCTTGCATTCCCATACAGCGAAGCTTTTCCTCCTTCAATCTTGTTATAGCTGCATGTCCCAAAGAAAAGAACTCTAAGAATCTACGAATTATGAAAAGTAAAGATGCAATTAAaggggaaaaaaagaagaagaaagaagagagaccATCGGTGACGAGGAGCATGCAAAGGGGAAGCTCACGTTTGAAGGCGTGGATCTTAGTCATCTCATCCTCCAATCGGTTGAGGAAATCATCAAGCATGGCCAATTTGTCAGAGATTTGTGTGCTCCGAGAAACATCGCCCAAGAACATTGATATGGTCTTTGGGACAAAGGACAAACTCAAATCCAAGCTCAGCTCCATAATAATATTACTGtgccttcttttctttttcttttcctttttctgttACCAATAACCacttcttcacttcttccactAATAACGAAGAGGAGCATAGGCCATAGCCAAAGAGGATATagattcatttatttatttttttttatttataacatAAAAAGATAACTTCAAATTCAGATTCACGACAAAAAGATTCCGTCACTCGGATTCGGGTCGTCGCGTAATGTGTCCCACTCACACACTTCTCTTAATATATAGTTACTAAAATGTTAAAAAGAGTAATATTAGCAGGCATTAGTTACATgcctaatattcaaattttgtaCTCTTAATACATGTTTCACTCGCTTAATTAatattgatatatttatttttttataatgaaattAACCCTataaaaatccaaataaaactattaaaagctttcatcaaaatttattgttaCCCTAAAATTTGATTGCTCACCCATGTCCTTAAAACAACAATCCAAAAAGAAAGTCAACTCAGACGAATTCACCatgcttgaaaaaaaattaacatacctATAATTTTAGGatcttttattttggatttttaaagggttaaataatataacaacGTTAGTTGAAACAATGATATACTAATTAATAGCACAAGATTTGAGTATTAGTGATATAACTTAAGACACTAATTAATAAAATCCATACAAAAAGTCAAAAACTATGGACACTCCACACACACTACCAATttaatattgtttaaaaaaatgttagaaaaatcaataaattttatttttttgttattaatttaatatttttagtctaatatttaataatatatttttaatttatattttaaatattaataattaattattaactataaataataaaatctaccgaatatttaatattttttgtttaatttgaagAGAATAAATTAAAGGAGGGTTCAAGGCTTGGATGAGGACAAAAGAAATgagttaaaaattgatttagGGGGGGAGGTGTCCGAACAATAAAGGGTCTTTGAGGTGCGAAAAGTAGAgacttatcttttaaaaaattgttgttTTTGGGGGGTGGTTAAGTACTTATGTAGTTATGTTCATACGCGAATCTTTGGATTCCGTACTTAACGCGGCGAAATGTAAATTAATTAATCGATCCTATTCTACCAATTTGATTAGTTTAATGCTTTTGCGAAGATTCTTCGTTTTGTGGGCGCTGTGAAAATAATAAAGCCAGCTCTATAGTTGACTAGCCTAACACTGTTACATTATTTATGCATTATATATGttgttataattaataatcaatGAGGGGCATTTTGATCATTTCACTATTCTCTCGTGTGTGGCatgtttctattttaaaattttctacaaTTTTTCGCATTGGTCAAGATTTGGCCACGTATATTTTATGGACTCGTCAATACAGATCCTACTATaagatatatgaattttttatttaaataaataaaataaatataataattatcgaaataaataatttaaaaaatattgactgttttttatttttaagtcatagtgtaaacgagatagacacgtatttcgtttacactgtaaacgagatatatagAAGACAATCGCATGAGCTATAAAAGAATGTCTAATTCTTGgtatttttcacaaattttttctattttttttgtgtctCATATTTCTCACAAATACAAGATATTGATGACCAGTAATAGTCTATACATAGTTGTGCTTATTTATCCGAATTGTCGTATGAGAAATGGCGACAACGGGTGACATTTGAGTGTGAGGATCCAATATTGTTTCGCACTCAACATGTGAAAACGTTGTCGGAtttgaagagtttgatatagagcAAGTTGGGGGGAACACAAGCGAAGAAAATCGGAAGGGTGGCGTATAGGTTGCTGGCGCCCATGGGTAACAGAGTCTTCCGGTTTTGACTATTCCGACTTCAAGGGGACGAGCATGTGCGACTGATGTTCGACATTCATGGGAGGGTCATGGTGGAGCAGGTAAATAGGTAATGGAGCTTTCCGCAGAGGTGGGACAAAGTGGTGGTGGGAGTTCCGTACACTCGACCTATGTACAGGACGACCGACCTCTCGCACCACCGCCCATTCATGTCGCCATTCCAATGGATGGGGCAGAGGAGGGCGAGGAGGAGTTGGACGAGGATTACATGGCGGACAGTGCAGACAGTGACTCGTCCGATGGTGGGGATGAGGATGAGTGTATTCTGGAGACACCTGTCCAAACTGTGGTGCGCCATGTCCTATCTCCACCTCACCCAATTCCGCCACTATCGGCAGTGCCAACTCACTATCACATTCTAGATCTGGACGCCATGCATGAGAGGACTCCATTTCCTAACACGGGTGAAGAGGATTACAACCTAGACGGCGGTGTAGAGTTTCGGGTCGGCCACAAGTTTAGAAGCCGAGAGGCAGTGCTTCAGGATGTGAAAAATTACAATATTCACATGAGTGCGGAGTACCGAGTGATCGAATCGAACCGGTTAAATTACCAGGTGCAGTGCCGTCAAGTTGAGAATGGGTGTCAATGGAGCTTCCGTGTGGCCCTTCGGTAGAACCTCGATTACTGGTAAGTTTAAATTTAGTTGCGCTTTTCTGTACTTCTGTACGATATATTAAGTAGGTGTATGACATGGCTAAAGTAATACTATTTTGTTGTGTTCAGGAAGGTTCGGAGGGTTGGTGGAGTGCACAGTTGTCTAGCACCCACCATGTCTCAAGACCATTGTCAGTTAGACAGCAGTCTGATATGCAAGGTCATCTTACCGTTGATTCAGTCCAACCCCTTTATAAGCATTCCGGTTTTGCAAGGTGCAATCCAAGCAAGCTATCACTTCAAACCATCCTACAAAAAGGTGTGGATGGCCAAGCAGAAGATAATTGTACAGATATACCGGGATTGGGAAGAGTCATACAATAAGGTGTCGAAGCTGCTTCAGGCACTGCAGAGCTGTTTTCCTGGTACCATTTGTTACCTACGCGTCAAATCGTTCTACGATGGACACCTCCTGGTACGCGAATGCAGTATATTCAACAAGGTATTTTGGGTTTTTCCGTCATGTGTTGAGACCTTCAAGCATTGCAATTCCTTTGTCTCTGTAAACGATATGCATCTGTATGGCAGGTACGGTAGAGTGTTGCTTATTGCGGTGGCGCAAGATGGGAATAGCAACATCCTGCCTATTGCTTTTGCCATTGTGGAGTCCGAGAGCACCGAGTCATGGTCGTTCTTCCTTACTAATCTGAGATGCCACATCACCCAACAAGACGGCCTGCTGGTTATCTCCAACAGATCTCAGGCCATAAAGGCCGCGCTAAGCTCCGATGATAGTGGTTGGCATCTCCCAAGAGCCTTCCATGCTTACTGCATCTGACACATGGCTGCGAATTTCATGACTCGGTTCAAGTCAACCAAGGGCAAGAGATACCTCATTAGAAGCGGGAtggcctctataggcaagtcgGTCATTCAAAAAGGAGATGTCCTAATCAGCCAACAGGAGATGCCTAGGTCGTACAATGCTTCTAGGTTTACTGTAGTTAGCATGTGTTGGTGTTTTTTTTGGTAGTGTGATATTTTATGTTCTAGTAACTTTGAATGTATTATATTTTAACTTTGAATGcaatattttatgatttagtgttactttatgatattttttatttttcttaactaTGACAGTAAGGTATACGAAAATATTCATAAGAAAGAACATCATCATAAATAACAATATACATAACTACAATCCACTATGGCCCACGTCTCTGTGTGGTACCACTTACCGAAGTCACGAAGGCACCCCCAACAGGATTTTTGTGTGCGCATAGGCCTAGGTGGTACGCCACGTCGTACAGGGTGATAGTGACCTCATCCCACGGGAGATAAAACGTGTGCGTCTCCGGACACCATCGCTCCACGAGTGCCGAAATCAGGGAATTGTCAAAAGTGAAGTCCTTGAGGGGCACCGAGTCGTCGAACTCGGCCTCAGCCAGATACGGGACGATGGCGTCCGGTGGAGGAAGGGTATGGCTGACTCTCCAGGGCAATAGAAGGCGAAGCATCTgcggaataaaaaaaattaacttataaAGAGATAATCATAAATTTTTGTAGTCTACTTAAGAACCTAGAAGTACTTCTACTTAAAAACATACTTCCATGTTTCTAGTCTACACATGTCTCTAAATTACATATGCCAGTAAGCAAATCCTAATTAAGTCATAACAATCTTACACAAGCAAATACAGTTCTAAATTCAACTTACAGACCAATCTCTAAAGCATTTTACTCAATGTTTGTCACTACGGGACTACCCTAACAATGTCCACATACTTAGATTAACCAAACAGAACGCAACAAACCTTGAAGTCGGCCGCCCTGACGTAATGCGACATCTCGTTCAGTTGTTGATGTCTCCATCGTTCTCTGCCTGGCGTGCCATTATCGTATTAGCTTATAGGCGCGGTCAAaccttatctcgtttatagtgt
The Arachis duranensis cultivar V14167 chromosome 5, aradu.V14167.gnm2.J7QH, whole genome shotgun sequence genome window above contains:
- the LOC107487772 gene encoding transcription factor HHO5, producing the protein MELSLDLSLSFVPKTISMFLGDVSRSTQISDKLAMLDDFLNRLEDEMTKIHAFKRELPLCMLLVTDAITRLKEEKLRCMGMQDPQPLTTQEPHHNNNNWMTSLQLWRQRCEEDCSVPENPIKRRENKNRSGGGGGVALLNGNSKEVSKVPGFSLMTTTPAPELKSSSSKSNSSSLFMNRVEIQAQQSQNPRKQRRCWSPELHRRFINALQQLGGAQVATPKQIRELMQVESLTNDEVKSHLQKYRLHVRKFPVSSSAEHDANNNNIDDDDEDDLWEMKKKDQCGKGNKNSSSQSQSGSPQGPLLLAGSVKGLSSMDADDEHSDCRNWKAAIHHQPPESDNHSR
- the LOC107487742 gene encoding uncharacterized protein LOC107487742, coding for MELSAEVGQSGGGSSVHSTYVQDDRPLAPPPIHVAIPMDGAEEGEEELDEDYMADSADSDSSDGGDEDECILETPVQTVVRHVLSPPHPIPPLSAVPTHYHILDLDAMHERTPFPNTGEEDYNLDGGVEFRVGHKFRSREAVLQDVKNYNIHMSAEYRVIESNRLNYQVQCRQVENGCQWSFRVALRKVRRVGGVHSCLAPTMSQDHCQLDSSLICKVILPLIQSNPFISIPVLQGAIQASYHFKPSYKKVWMAKQKIIVQIYRDWEESYNKVSKLLQALQSCFPGTICYLRVKSFYDGHLLVRECSIFNKVFWVFPSCVETFKHCNSFVSVNDMHLYGRYGRVLLIAVAQDGNSNILPIAFAIVESESTESWSFFLTNLRCHITQQDGLLVISNRSQAIKAALSSDDSGWHLPRAFHAYCI